A segment of the Lycium ferocissimum isolate CSIRO_LF1 chromosome 10, AGI_CSIRO_Lferr_CH_V1, whole genome shotgun sequence genome:
GCTCGATCTTTCTCACTTCTTTTCTATTAAAATTGGACAGATAAAGTGGAAAATATAATACAAACAGTAGAAGAGGTAGTAGAAAATGTGGAGGAGTTGGCTGGGAAAGCAGACAAGCTGGCTGAAAACATGGGGAATGATTTGCCAGCAGGCCAACTCAAAAATGCTCTCAAAGCTGTCGAAAATTTCTCAGAAGAAGCAGCCGAGGTAGCTCGTGCAACTGATGATTTCATCGATAAGGTATttctaattatttttcttagtttattAAGCACCTTAATTCCTTTCTAGCTGCATTGGCGGTGGATTTAGGATTTTCATTAAGGTgggttcgaaaaataaaaatataatgttcgacatttgaacttggaacctcAAGGTGAATTTTAAACGTTCTAAACGATTAAGCCAACCTCTAGTCTTGTATTTAGGAGAttcaaatctatatatatacataagaaaataaaaaaattacccaATAAATACAGAGTAATTTTTTGCTCAAGGTATTGGGTGAATACCCTCACCCCCTTCTAGATCCGTGCCTGCCAGCTAGTACgcactttattattattattttcatattttacttTCAGATCGTAAGTCTGATTACTTGTTTAAATTAAGTGAAATTCTTTAAACCTGGCAATTGACTTAATCAACTACACAAAAGGAAACTAACCCACGTTAACTTTGAAAATTTGTCACAAATGTTTAAGAACTCAGTCATAAAGTTGGTATTGTTGACTTTTAAGAATCGAAAGATAATTATCCTTCTAATGAAGTGAAGCTGTCGGGATTGACATTCAttctttttaactaaaaaataatCTTAATCTCTTTTCCAGCCAAGAATCAAACCTGCACAGCTATCGCAGTCTGACCAGACAATTGCCTTAGTATATACTACTTCATATTCCGTAATTTTGTTAGCCTCATCTTCGCTATAAACAAATACTCCTGTAGTGTTCATCGACTATGACTTGAACATAAGATTATTATACCGATTTATCTTGTTCCTTATTGCAAAAGAGTGAAAGGCTAACAGTCtcttcttccccccttagaaactttgctttctttttaaaatttccttTTCTAACCATAACTACTTCAATAAATTAATCATGTATCAATATAAAGTTAATCTTGTCCCGGAGGATAgtattttatgttatatatgcgtaacaattttaattatataaagtcAGTCGTCTCCATATATAACAACGTCCTTATATAATAGCACCTCACTATaacactcaaaaaaatttcTCCTCAAAAAAATTTCTCCGAACTGATTTTTTTGTGATattttacctctctataacaaagaATAGTATCTATCTTTATATCTTTGTAAATTTAACCCCCATAACAACTATCTCCTTTTTTGTAATGTAATAATTAAACATCTTTATAGAAATAGAATCTCTAAAATTACCAATAATAGGTCTAGctagagattttgaccaaatattttgatattttaatacatatttattacaaagaatattatatgaatattttttcttatccttacaagatttttcttcttatacAAGTGTAATTAAGCTTAGAaattagcatttttttttcttaaaaaatgtgCCCACCCATGGTGAATGAGCTTCAAGAGAACTCATGATTTGAAAGTCTGATCAATTGATTTGCTAATACAACCATTGTGGGTGTGTTTGTAAGCAAGGTTTCTTCAATCAAATTCATAGCTAGCACACGGATTAGGATTTAGCAgtaaacctctctataataatagtaaatattatttaaatgtcaaatgttgttatagatgtATAACAGTCAATCGCTATAGCAGCCAAAAATCGCGTAACCAaagatgttgttatagagaggtttgactgtacacAGATAATATAACAATTTTTTACACGACTAAtacattttaatcttttttaaaacaaagttaaattaattttaacatgTTTAAGCAGATCATTACTCTATTTTTCACATTGTACCATATCAATTTGGGAAAATAGAGTGATAATTtgatatataagttaaattccACTGATATCTTAAAGAGCACAGAACTTAGATCCATCAACTTTATTGAAAAGTATTACTACAAAATGTCTATAAGACAATGCAAATATTAATCTTGATTCAATTTTAGATGCAGGGCGACTACGAGGAGCGTAAAGCGGATGGTTTACCAAAAGAGCAACTCAAAGATGCTGTTGAAAATTTATCAGAGAAAACAGCCAAGGTTGCTCATGCAGCTGAAGATTTGAAAGATAACGTTTGATTAATTCTCTTAATAATAATCTTAGTTAATTAAAAAGCTTCCTAGCACACTTGATTATTATTTCCCACGTTACCTTTTTAGAGTGCAAGTTTGAATACTTGTTGAATTAATGTTGTAACAAAAATGGAATTCTATAAATCTGGTGGCAATTAACTTAGTCTATAATTTGGCCATGCCTACATGCATGCTTTAAAAAACTTTTGTTTTAGTAGAAAGAAGTTTGTGTTTAACCATCTTTTCATAGAATTAATCATTTTGAGTGTAAAATTAAGATAAAgatatgtaaaaatttattttacaaTTAGTATTATTTAAATTGACAAatgatttaaaatatttatcacGAGAGGTTTTATAAGTTAAGTTTGTCAAttcatttgattaaaaaaaaagtcacaaGATAGAGAGATGGCAAGTTTACGAGACTTTGGTCATAGATGTGatgaatttataattatttttcttcccATGTGGTGGGGATAGTTTGGTAAAAATAAACTTTTCGTAAGGGTACTTTTATCCTGAAAATTCTATAAGCAACTTGTATTTAtaaagaaaaactattttttcagCTTCTTTCCATAGCAAAAAAGACAACTTCTACTATATGCAAAAGAACGTATTTTTGCCCAAATATTGGTCAAACAActtaatttttcaataaatataactatttctcttttaaaaataagcacttGTCGTTCACAAGCTAAAAATAATACAACTCTTAGTCAAGAATTAATGTTGTTGACTTTTAAGAAGCGAaagataataatataataatccttCTGCGAAGTGGGATTTGAAtattagttttaatttttttcttaagctCTTCTCTATCCTAGATCAAGAATCAAACTTGTACAATGTAACTAACGCACATGACCAGACAATTGCTTTAATATAAAGACTATAATCAGCTTGTTAGCCTTATCTTTGGTATAAACAAATACCAATTGTTCATCATCTATGACTTGAATATAAGATTAGtattatattataattttcCTAGTTCCTTACTATAGAAGACTAGCATTCTCTTCCTTCTTGTCCTGCAAGAGATAAGAAAATAAGcaataaaatatgttttttcttttcaatcttCCTTTTCTAACCATACCtactttaataatttattgCATGCGCAGGAGAATGAATATGACTAGATACTGGAaactttgtttcaatttatatggcGTAATTTGATGAAGCTTAAGGAAAAAGATTGAACCTTGTACTTGAATATAGGATAAAATTTCGTTGacaataaaaatatttcattaaaaataacattaaaaaatttaagattaaattattttaatattactcttttctaaataaattaatataaaaataatgtaaCATCAAATAATTTTGTCTAAATGCAGGTACAAGAGGTGGAGCTTAAAGCAGAAGAGAGAGTGAAGTCGTTGGTTGACTCCGTCACAGATGATGACAATAAAACTACAGTAGTAGATGTTCTAGATTTTAACTCAAAGAAATAACTCCTACAATTAAACTATAGGTCATTCTATATAGGGTTTATAATGCTTTTAGTCCTTTgattattgataaattttagttttagttCTTGTGATATTTgactatatatatttaatctTCAATTAGTTGAAATATGTACTTTTTAATCCATTTGCTTGTGAATATTTGCAAATTTACGATAATTACTATATGTACTACCACTTAATTATACTCATGTATTATACCAAGTTTATATTGTTAATATACATGTTTGACGATAATACAGTTCTATAAACAATTCAACTCTAACGTACTTCCTACATAAAAGGATTAAAATCAcacatttcaattattttaaaattaaatgtgTTTCGTTGAATATCACAAAGATTGAAATCGAAATTTACCAATAAGCAAGGGCCGGAAATCCTTGTGTAATAATATATGCTCCATATATTCCCAGGTACTTCTTTATCATCAGGCAAACATGACTACATcaatattaattatgaaaacATGACTACatgaatattaattatgataagaaATAGACAGCTTT
Coding sequences within it:
- the LOC132033674 gene encoding uncharacterized protein LOC132033674; protein product: MIQSINIVQSSTGMNNACRSHCRSNSLSLYSTSFGLKEQNLKCFGGQHDSLSLLGSRKGLLTGHIIKRKFVVCNNGQPGVPLPSPPSSNPFNGWLIGILLSVILPFFRYKWGSLLHLKNKVENIIQTVEEVVENVEELAGKADKLAENMGNDLPAGQLKNALKAVENFSEEAAEVARATDDFIDKMQGDYEERKADGLPKEQLKDAVENLSEKTAKVQEVELKAEERVKSLVDSVTDDDNKTTVVDVLDFNSKK